Proteins found in one Nostoc sp. NIES-3756 genomic segment:
- the xseB gene encoding exodeoxyribonuclease VII small subunit — MVKRKNASNPDGETNWNYETKVVEIEAIITHIESGELELEAVFDQFANAVEYLRQCENFLQQRQQQVDLLIETLSDE, encoded by the coding sequence ATGGTGAAACGTAAAAATGCTTCTAATCCTGATGGTGAGACAAATTGGAACTATGAAACAAAAGTTGTAGAAATAGAAGCAATAATTACTCACATCGAATCAGGGGAATTGGAATTAGAGGCAGTTTTTGACCAATTTGCTAATGCTGTCGAATATTTGCGCCAATGCGAAAATTTTTTACAACAGCGACAGCAGCAGGTAGATTTGTTAATTGAAACTTTGAGTGATGAGTAA
- a CDS encoding sucrose-phosphate phosphatase, giving the protein MKPFLFVTDLDHTLVGNDAALAQLSQILTQHRQEYGTRIVYATGRSPVLYKELQEEKKLIEPDALVLSVGTEIYLDGSGNPDSGWSEILADGWNREIVLSVTRQFPELVLQPESEQRPFKTSFFLHEGSASHVLPKLEAELEKYELNIKLIYSSGIDLDIVPLNSDKGQAMQFLRQKWEFAAERTVVCGDSGNDIALFAVGNERGIIVGNARPELLQWHSEYPADHRYLAKNFCAGGIIEGLQYFGFLE; this is encoded by the coding sequence ATGAAACCATTTCTTTTTGTCACTGACCTGGATCATACTCTGGTGGGTAATGATGCAGCCTTAGCACAACTGAGTCAAATCCTTACTCAGCATCGCCAAGAATACGGCACGAGGATAGTTTATGCTACCGGGCGATCGCCTGTCCTCTACAAAGAACTCCAAGAAGAAAAAAAGCTCATAGAACCAGATGCGTTAGTTCTATCTGTAGGTACGGAGATTTATCTTGATGGTAGTGGAAATCCGGATTCTGGGTGGTCAGAAATTCTTGCTGATGGTTGGAATCGGGAAATAGTGTTATCGGTAACTAGGCAATTTCCTGAATTAGTTCTACAACCAGAATCAGAACAGCGCCCTTTTAAAACGAGTTTTTTTCTGCATGAAGGGTCTGCATCCCATGTTCTACCTAAACTTGAAGCAGAATTAGAGAAATATGAACTAAATATAAAGTTAATTTATAGTAGCGGTATAGACCTTGACATTGTACCATTAAACAGCGATAAAGGTCAGGCAATGCAGTTTCTTCGTCAAAAGTGGGAATTTGCAGCAGAAAGAACAGTTGTCTGTGGTGATTCAGGTAATGATATTGCTTTGTTCGCTGTGGGCAACGAAAGGGGAATCATCGTCGGGAATGCCCGACCAGAGTTGCTCCAGTGGCACAGTGAGTATCCCGCAGACCATCGCTACCTGGCAAAAAACTTTTGTGCAGGTGGAATTATTGAAGGCTTACAATACTTTGGTTTTCTAGAATGA